A single region of the Aurantiacibacter sp. MUD11 genome encodes:
- the pgi gene encoding glucose-6-phosphate isomerase: MTKTRDEAWEALALHPDPTLAELFDADEDRVDKLSARLELAEGGILFDWSKTHLTDGLLADFEALAEAAGFAEMRAKLFAGEVVNPTEGRAAEHSALRGVGKDSSVEEAEALRHRMKLLVEAIHAGALGEVKHLIHVGIGGSALGPALAVDALSRDLALVDVHVVSNIDGVALEEAFAACDPATTLVAVASKTFTTIETMTNAHSALKWLADNGVSDPTGRVIALTAAPEKAVEWGVDETRILPFAESVGGRYSMWSSIGFPIAIAVGWEDFEHMLDGAARVDAHFRDTDGRDNLPLRAAFADIFYTRLRGAQTRAVFAYDERLRLLPDYLQQLEMESNGKRVTVAGEPSGPTAPITWGGVGTDAQHAVFQLLHQGTHLVPIDFIASIAPGDELDPAHHHILLMNCFAQGAALMSGRQSDDPHRSYPGNRPSATILVDDLDAATFGALIAFAEHRTFANAVLMDINPFDQFGVELGKEIAKKIEAGGEKFDASTEALLKAAGLS; encoded by the coding sequence TTGACCAAGACTCGCGACGAAGCCTGGGAGGCACTTGCCCTCCATCCCGATCCCACGCTGGCAGAGCTGTTCGATGCCGACGAGGACCGGGTCGACAAGCTTTCCGCGCGTCTGGAACTGGCCGAGGGCGGGATCCTGTTCGACTGGTCGAAAACGCACCTGACTGACGGCCTGCTGGCCGATTTCGAGGCGCTGGCGGAAGCCGCCGGCTTTGCCGAGATGCGCGCGAAGCTGTTTGCGGGCGAAGTGGTGAACCCCACCGAAGGCCGCGCGGCCGAGCATTCCGCGCTGCGCGGCGTCGGCAAGGATTCGAGCGTCGAGGAAGCCGAGGCGCTGCGACACCGGATGAAGCTGCTGGTGGAAGCCATTCACGCCGGCGCGCTGGGCGAGGTGAAGCACCTGATCCACGTCGGCATCGGCGGCAGTGCGCTGGGCCCGGCACTGGCGGTGGACGCGCTCAGCCGCGACTTGGCGCTGGTCGACGTGCACGTCGTCTCCAACATCGACGGTGTCGCGCTGGAAGAGGCATTTGCCGCCTGCGACCCGGCCACCACGCTGGTTGCCGTAGCCTCCAAGACCTTCACCACCATCGAGACGATGACCAACGCCCACAGCGCGTTGAAGTGGCTGGCTGACAATGGCGTGTCCGACCCGACCGGCCGCGTCATCGCGCTCACCGCCGCGCCGGAGAAAGCCGTGGAATGGGGCGTGGACGAAACCCGCATCCTGCCGTTCGCGGAGAGCGTGGGCGGCCGCTACTCGATGTGGTCCTCCATCGGTTTCCCCATCGCCATCGCGGTAGGCTGGGAAGATTTCGAGCACATGCTCGACGGCGCGGCGCGCGTGGACGCGCACTTCCGCGATACCGACGGGCGTGACAACCTGCCGCTGCGCGCGGCCTTTGCCGACATTTTCTACACCCGCCTGCGCGGTGCGCAGACCCGCGCGGTCTTCGCCTACGATGAACGCCTGCGCCTGTTGCCTGACTACCTCCAGCAGTTGGAGATGGAATCGAACGGCAAGCGCGTGACTGTCGCGGGCGAACCGTCCGGCCCCACCGCGCCGATCACCTGGGGCGGGGTTGGCACCGATGCGCAGCACGCGGTGTTCCAGCTGCTGCACCAGGGCACGCACCTCGTTCCCATCGACTTCATCGCCAGTATCGCGCCCGGTGACGAACTGGACCCGGCACACCACCACATCCTGCTGATGAACTGCTTTGCGCAGGGTGCCGCGCTGATGAGCGGTCGCCAGTCGGACGATCCGCACCGCAGCTATCCGGGCAACCGCCCTTCGGCGACGATCCTGGTCGACGACCTCGACGCGGCAACCTTCGGCGCGCTGATCGCCTTTGCCGAACACCGCACCTTCGCCAATGCCGTGCTGATGGACATCAACCCCTTCGACCAGTTCGGCGTCGAACTGGGCAAGGAAATCGCCAAGAAGATCGAGGCTGGCGGCGAGAAGTTCGATGCGAGCACCGAGGCGCTGCTGAAGGCGGCAGGACTGAGTTGA
- the rnc gene encoding ribonuclease III encodes MSLLEPATVEWLRERGFTVNDEDLWCAALTHGSTGETYDYQRLEFLGDRVLGLTIADWLYEHSDAAEGKLAQRLNALVSKHTCAMRARALGAAEHVRLGKQAREDGAQDSDNVLGDIMEALLGANFQEAGFDATRALIREIWREVFEGQTGHRKHPKSALQEWAAGNQRRPPVYKVIATSGPDHARRFTVEVSVHNVGAVEAEAGGKQDAETEAARLFMEKFG; translated from the coding sequence ATGAGCCTGCTCGAACCCGCCACCGTGGAATGGCTGCGCGAGCGCGGTTTCACCGTCAATGACGAGGACCTGTGGTGCGCCGCCCTCACTCACGGCAGCACCGGCGAGACCTACGACTACCAGCGGTTGGAATTCCTCGGCGACCGGGTGCTGGGGCTGACCATTGCCGACTGGCTCTACGAACATTCCGACGCGGCCGAGGGCAAGCTGGCGCAACGGCTGAATGCGCTGGTCAGCAAGCATACCTGCGCCATGCGTGCTCGCGCGCTGGGTGCGGCGGAGCACGTCCGCCTCGGCAAGCAGGCGCGCGAGGACGGCGCGCAGGACAGCGACAATGTCCTTGGCGACATCATGGAAGCCCTTCTGGGCGCCAATTTCCAGGAGGCCGGCTTCGATGCCACGCGCGCGCTGATCCGCGAGATCTGGCGGGAGGTCTTCGAAGGCCAGACCGGCCACCGCAAGCATCCCAAGAGCGCGCTGCAGGAATGGGCTGCCGGCAACCAGCGCCGCCCGCCGGTGTACAAGGTCATCGCCACCTCCGGCCCGGATCACGCCCGCCGCTTCACCGTCGAAGTGAGCGTGCACAATGTTGGCGCGGTGGAGGCCGAGGCCGGTGGCAAGCAGGATGCCGAGACCGAGGCAGCACGACTGTTCATGGAGAAGTTCGGATGA
- the lepB gene encoding signal peptidase I: protein MSENAPTREVVDPAEQKTEEQEDWKSFGWFLVKLVIVVLIFRTFFFTSFNIPSESMMPRLLVGDYMFAQKWSYGYSRYSLPFNVDMGNGRIFDTLPEHGDIAIFKHPIDKTDYIKRVIGLPGDSVQMVDGVLHLNGNAVPKERIEDFVLPVRPGGRCYDGRFAMQLDDGTPACRYPQFRETLPNGVSYNVLDLGIVGVDNTAPVIIPEGHVFMMGDNRDNSQDSRRASVAGGWVGLVPTENLVAEATFMYWSTDGNAEWVKPWTWFTAARWSRMFRGI from the coding sequence ATGAGTGAAAACGCCCCAACCCGCGAAGTGGTCGACCCTGCCGAGCAGAAGACCGAGGAACAGGAAGACTGGAAGAGCTTCGGCTGGTTCCTGGTCAAGCTGGTGATCGTGGTGCTGATCTTCCGCACCTTCTTCTTCACCAGCTTCAACATCCCGTCGGAAAGCATGATGCCGCGCCTGCTGGTGGGCGACTACATGTTCGCGCAGAAGTGGTCCTACGGCTATTCGCGCTATTCGCTGCCGTTCAACGTGGACATGGGCAACGGACGGATTTTCGATACCCTGCCCGAACATGGCGACATCGCCATCTTCAAACACCCGATCGACAAGACCGACTACATCAAGCGCGTGATCGGCCTGCCCGGCGACAGCGTGCAGATGGTGGACGGCGTGCTGCACCTGAACGGCAATGCCGTGCCGAAGGAACGGATCGAGGACTTCGTGCTGCCCGTGCGCCCCGGTGGCCGTTGCTATGACGGACGCTTCGCCATGCAGCTGGACGACGGCACGCCCGCATGCCGCTATCCGCAGTTCCGCGAAACGCTGCCCAATGGCGTCAGCTACAACGTGCTGGACCTCGGCATTGTCGGCGTCGACAACACCGCGCCGGTCATCATCCCCGAAGGCCATGTCTTCATGATGGGTGACAACCGCGACAATTCGCAGGACAGCCGCCGCGCCTCCGTCGCCGGTGGCTGGGTGGGCCTGGTGCCGACCGAGAACCTCGTTGCCGAAGCCACCTTCATGTACTGGTCCACCGACGGCAATGCCGAATGGGTGAAGCCATGGACCTGGTTCACCGCCGCGCGGTGGAGCCGGATGTTCCGCGGCATATGA
- a CDS encoding MFS transporter, whose translation MVRSTTFAPLAHGMFALLMAGVLLANLGNSIQSVGASWQLTADGQPADVVALVQTALNLPILLLALPAGAWADMHDRRRVILTAQATMLVMSLLLAALAWSGNAPAWAIIVLTALLACGIATMTPATGASIRSTVPATQLAAAVALNILIFNTARAVGPAIGGGIVAAGGASAAFLVNAGCYVVAIALFLRWRPKQEPVPEARPLGAMVAEGLRHAFASKEIRTILLRALAFTMAGAAAWALMPLVADRIMAQGPSIYGLLLGALGLGAVIGAASATWFRQRFSAEAITCAAGVIYGLAVIAVSLKPGLVPTLALLVIGGAGWVQALSGFSVAAQLWAPQAVVGRTVALASAVTFGGLAAGAWLWGHYAEEFGVAGALLASGGAMVVLPLLGLVLPMPAHQVPTRS comes from the coding sequence ATGGTCCGGTCCACCACCTTCGCGCCGCTGGCGCACGGCATGTTCGCGCTGCTGATGGCGGGCGTGCTGCTGGCCAACCTCGGCAATTCGATCCAGTCGGTGGGCGCTTCCTGGCAACTCACCGCCGACGGGCAGCCGGCCGACGTCGTGGCGCTGGTGCAGACTGCGCTGAACCTGCCGATCCTGCTGCTCGCCCTGCCCGCCGGAGCCTGGGCCGACATGCATGACCGGCGGCGTGTCATCCTGACGGCGCAGGCAACGATGCTGGTCATGTCGCTGCTGCTGGCGGCGCTGGCATGGAGCGGCAATGCCCCGGCATGGGCGATCATCGTCCTCACCGCGCTGCTGGCCTGCGGTATCGCCACGATGACCCCGGCGACGGGGGCGAGCATTCGCAGCACCGTTCCCGCGACCCAATTGGCGGCGGCGGTGGCGCTGAACATCCTGATCTTCAACACCGCGCGCGCCGTGGGGCCGGCCATCGGCGGCGGCATCGTCGCGGCCGGTGGCGCAAGCGCGGCCTTCCTCGTCAACGCCGGATGCTATGTGGTCGCCATCGCGCTGTTCCTCCGGTGGCGACCCAAGCAAGAGCCGGTGCCCGAGGCCCGCCCTCTTGGGGCCATGGTCGCCGAAGGGCTGCGCCACGCCTTTGCCTCGAAGGAAATCCGCACGATCCTGCTGCGCGCCTTGGCCTTCACCATGGCCGGTGCGGCGGCCTGGGCGCTGATGCCGCTGGTGGCTGACCGGATCATGGCGCAAGGGCCGTCGATCTATGGCCTGCTGCTGGGCGCGCTCGGCCTTGGCGCGGTGATCGGAGCGGCCAGCGCCACGTGGTTTCGCCAGCGCTTCAGTGCCGAGGCGATTACCTGCGCGGCGGGCGTGATCTACGGCCTCGCGGTCATCGCGGTTTCGCTGAAGCCCGGACTCGTACCGACGCTGGCCCTGCTGGTGATCGGCGGCGCGGGATGGGTGCAGGCGCTATCCGGCTTCTCGGTCGCCGCCCAGCTCTGGGCACCGCAGGCGGTCGTCGGGCGGACAGTGGCGTTGGCGAGCGCCGTCACCTTCGGCGGACTGGCGGCAGGTGCCTGGCTGTGGGGGCACTACGCGGAGGAGTTCGGCGTGGCGGGTGCCCTGCTGGCTTCTGGCGGAGCCATGGTGGTCCTGCCCCTGCTTGGCCTCGTCCTACCAATGCCCGCGCACCAAGTGCCGACGCGGAGCTAG
- a CDS encoding oxidoreductase gives MSTSPLFTPFRLKGLELANRFVMPAMQRGMCGDGRPTAALAEYYARRAEGGTLLIIGESAAVDHPSATVQPTSAHINAGTADAWKACVDTVGEAGGAMFLQLWHEGAMRTDGQAVSASGLAYPGKQSGRAATLDELAEIRDAFVRSARIAQQIGAAGVEVHAAHGYFLDQFLWAGSNRRDDGYGGDDIAHRARFPAEIIAAIREACGEDFVISIRFSQWKEADYCARIAQSPAELETMTRMFADAGADVLHASNRRFWEPEWDGDPRNLAGWVREVSGLPSITVGSVGLDTDVMDTFTQDAEPGARVAEAIVDLEKRLSAGEFDLVAVGRALIGDPDFVRKIEAGDYDAVRTFQRADLGQLEWDMSIVEEAHAAAD, from the coding sequence TTGAGCACTTCCCCACTCTTTACGCCGTTCCGGCTGAAAGGGCTGGAGCTGGCCAACCGCTTTGTCATGCCCGCCATGCAGCGCGGAATGTGTGGGGATGGGCGGCCAACCGCGGCGCTGGCGGAATACTACGCGCGGCGGGCGGAGGGTGGCACTTTGCTGATCATCGGCGAGAGCGCGGCGGTGGACCATCCCTCGGCAACGGTGCAGCCGACCTCGGCGCATATCAACGCCGGCACCGCCGACGCATGGAAGGCTTGCGTCGATACGGTGGGCGAGGCTGGTGGGGCCATGTTCCTGCAACTGTGGCACGAGGGCGCCATGCGGACGGACGGGCAGGCGGTCAGCGCTTCGGGGCTGGCCTATCCCGGCAAGCAAAGCGGCCGCGCGGCGACGCTCGACGAGCTGGCGGAGATCCGCGATGCCTTCGTGCGTTCGGCGCGGATCGCGCAGCAGATCGGCGCGGCGGGGGTCGAGGTCCACGCCGCGCACGGCTATTTCCTCGACCAGTTCCTCTGGGCGGGCAGCAACCGCCGCGATGACGGCTATGGCGGCGACGACATCGCCCACCGCGCGCGCTTTCCCGCCGAGATCATTGCCGCCATCCGGGAAGCTTGCGGCGAGGACTTCGTCATCTCGATCCGCTTCTCGCAGTGGAAGGAGGCCGACTACTGTGCGCGCATAGCGCAGTCCCCGGCCGAACTTGAAACGATGACCCGGATGTTCGCCGATGCCGGTGCGGACGTGCTCCACGCTTCCAACCGCCGCTTCTGGGAGCCGGAGTGGGACGGCGACCCGCGCAACCTGGCGGGGTGGGTGCGCGAGGTCTCAGGATTGCCGTCGATCACGGTCGGCTCGGTCGGCCTCGATACCGACGTGATGGACACCTTCACGCAGGATGCCGAACCCGGCGCGCGGGTGGCGGAGGCGATTGTCGATCTCGAAAAGCGCCTATCGGCGGGCGAATTCGATCTCGTTGCCGTGGGGCGCGCGCTGATCGGGGACCCCGACTTCGTCCGCAAGATCGAAGCAGGCGACTACGATGCCGTCCGCACTTTCCAGCGCGCCGACCTCGGCCAGCTGGAATGGGACATGTCCATCGTCGAGGAAGCGCACGCGGCTGCGGACTAG
- a CDS encoding DEAD/DEAH box helicase: MTQFSDLGLSQPVLQALDMKGYDTPTPIQEQAIPAVLDGRDLLGIAQTGTGKTAAFMLPSIDRLRDADNRIPFKSCRMLVLAPTRELAGQIAQSAKDYGALAGLKVHSIVGGTSVNKDRNKLHRGCDILVATPGRLLDLIDQKAFNLSGLEILVLDEADQMLDLGFIHALRRIRELAPADRQTLFFSATMPKQIKELVSGYCNDPVQVSVTPESTTAERIEQFLFMVQQDEKQALLELILSEKHPVPGEFERVLIFTRTKHGADRVVKKLSQRGIPANAIHGNKSQPQRQRALDEFKRAKTPILVATDVAARGIDIPGVSHVINYELPNVPEQYVHRIGRTARAGADGVAIAFCAEDERAYLKDIRKQTDAEFERLPLPENFRAVVEGVGPTKPEPRQPRQRVKPKPRNAPSGTGAPRGTRSEHKRGGPKRGGPKRGGSKPGGQRPGKPNRRNNRRSGSPNG; the protein is encoded by the coding sequence ATGACTCAGTTTTCCGATCTCGGGCTGTCGCAGCCCGTGCTCCAGGCCCTCGACATGAAGGGCTACGACACTCCCACGCCGATCCAGGAACAGGCCATCCCGGCCGTTCTCGACGGGCGCGACCTGCTTGGCATCGCCCAGACCGGCACCGGCAAGACCGCCGCCTTCATGCTGCCCAGCATCGATCGCCTGCGCGACGCCGACAACCGCATTCCCTTCAAGTCCTGCCGCATGCTGGTGCTGGCCCCCACGCGCGAGCTGGCGGGCCAGATCGCCCAGAGCGCCAAGGACTACGGCGCGCTTGCAGGCCTGAAGGTCCACTCCATCGTCGGCGGCACCTCGGTGAACAAGGATCGCAACAAGCTGCACCGCGGCTGCGACATCCTCGTCGCCACGCCGGGGCGCCTGCTCGACCTGATCGACCAGAAGGCATTCAACCTCTCGGGGCTCGAAATTCTCGTGCTCGACGAAGCCGACCAGATGCTGGACCTTGGCTTCATCCATGCGCTGCGCCGTATTCGCGAGCTGGCTCCGGCCGATCGTCAGACGCTGTTCTTCAGCGCCACCATGCCCAAGCAGATCAAGGAGCTGGTTTCCGGCTACTGCAACGATCCGGTGCAGGTGAGCGTCACCCCCGAAAGCACCACCGCGGAACGCATCGAGCAGTTCCTCTTCATGGTCCAGCAGGACGAAAAGCAGGCCCTGCTGGAGCTGATCCTCTCCGAAAAGCACCCGGTGCCGGGCGAGTTCGAGCGCGTGCTCATCTTCACCCGTACCAAGCACGGCGCGGATCGCGTGGTGAAGAAGCTGAGCCAGCGCGGCATCCCCGCCAATGCCATCCACGGCAACAAGAGCCAGCCGCAGCGCCAGCGTGCGCTCGACGAGTTCAAGCGGGCGAAGACCCCGATCCTCGTCGCCACCGACGTTGCCGCGCGCGGGATCGACATTCCGGGTGTCAGCCATGTCATCAATTACGAGCTGCCCAACGTGCCGGAGCAGTACGTCCACCGTATCGGCCGTACCGCGCGAGCAGGTGCCGACGGCGTGGCGATTGCATTCTGCGCCGAGGACGAACGCGCCTACCTGAAGGATATCCGCAAGCAGACCGACGCCGAGTTCGAGCGCCTGCCGCTGCCGGAAAACTTCCGCGCCGTGGTGGAGGGCGTCGGCCCGACCAAGCCCGAACCGCGCCAGCCGCGTCAGCGGGTGAAGCCCAAGCCGCGCAATGCCCCGTCCGGCACAGGTGCGCCGCGCGGTACGCGCAGCGAGCACAAGCGCGGTGGCCCCAAGCGGGGCGGCCCGAAGCGTGGCGGCAGCAAGCCCGGCGGACAGCGTCCGGGCAAGCCCAACCGTCGCAACAACCGCCGCAGCGGTTCGCCAAATGGCTAG